The proteins below are encoded in one region of Carettochelys insculpta isolate YL-2023 chromosome 32, ASM3395843v1, whole genome shotgun sequence:
- the LOC142004977 gene encoding olfactory receptor 6B1-like gives MAKAEGRNQTVIVEFILLGFGNGPELQPLLFLLFLVIYISTVAGNGLIIVLVVSDRHLHTPMYYLLGNLSFLEIVYTSTLLPRLLASLLTRATPIPVKACIVQLCFFGCLSTVEIVLLAVMSYDRYLAICHPLRYPALMNGRVCGQLVAGSWIISFGFSIIGNTFLWEMPFCGSKEIEHFFCDYAPIIKLSCEDTSSVELLISVIAAIGSLVPLLLTLTFYSCTIAAILRIPSTTGRQKAFSTCSSHLIVLTVFYVCVISVYVVPTANTPKALHKTFSVFYIVLTPLINPVIYCLRNKEVQQSLRKGIRKVVAFGNQLS, from the coding sequence ATGgcgaaagcagaaggaagaaatcaaacagtcatcgtggaattcatccttttgggatttgggaatggccctgagctgcagccccttctcttcctgctgtttctcgTGATCTACATTTCAACTGTGGCTGGGAACGGCCTCATCATTGTGCTAGTTGTGTCTGATCGGCATCTTCACACCCCTATGTACTACTTACTAGGGAACTTGTCCTTTCTGGAGATTGTTTACACCTCCACCttactgcccaggctgctggccagtctcctgacaaGGGCCACACCCATTCCTGTTAAGGCTTGTATTGTGCAATTGTGTTTCTTTGGTTGCTTGTCCACTGTAGAAATTGTGCTGCTGGCGGTCATGTCTTACGACCGGTATCTAGCGATATGCCATCCCCTGCGTTACCCTGCTCTGATGAATGGCCGGGTGTGTGGCCAGCtagtggcagggtcctggatAATCAGCTTTGGGTTCTCCATAATAGGAAACACTTTCTTGTGGGAAATGCCATTCTGTggttccaaagaaattgagcatttcttttgtgattatgcacccatcataaagctgtcctgtgaggaCACCAGCTCTGTGGAACTGCTGATATCAGTTATTGCTGCCATAGGGTCACTTGTCCCCTTGCTGCTGACTCTGACGTTCTACAGTTGTACCATCGctgccatcctgagaatcccgtccaccaccgggaggcaaaaggccttttccacctgctcctctcacctcattgtgctgaccgttttctatgtgtgcgtgatcagtgtctatgtggttccaacagccaaCACGCCCAAGGCCCTACACAAAAcgttctctgtcttctacatagTCCTAACTCCCTtgatcaaccctgtcatctactgcctcaggaacaaggaggtccaacagtccctgcggaaagggattcGTAAAGTGGTTGCTTTCGGAAACCAATTGTCATGA